gtgtgtgtgtgtgtgtgtgtgtgtgtgtgtgtgtgtgtgtgtgtgtgtgtgtgtgtgtgtgtgtaaaacatggATCTGAACAGGGCTGCAGCTTGTGTGTCGTAGAGAAGAGATGCATGTGTGATTGGCAGTTATCCAGCTCATCCAATAGAAACCCTGCTTCGGCACCGCCCGTAAATCCCTGTGCATGTCTGGAAGCTCGCTCTCCTCAGATACTCTCGCCAAACTCGGACTGTTATTTTCTGAAACGTTTGTACTGTTGAACAGAATAATCTATCAATAACACATATATCTGATGTTAGCTATGTTTGATGTTGGCAATAACGTGAATATACCAGTTAAAtaatatatttgatatttaattGCGGTGAAGCTATAGTTTAATGAACAGCGGTGAGGATTGATAAGTCGTGTTTTAAAGCAATATGACTCTAGTAGAAACTGAAGTGCCATAAAGAGTTTTTCTTGTGTTTGTGTCGGTCCTCTGCCTGCGTGGTGTTTGTTCTCGTCTCCACTGAAGGCTTCTGTAGCTCCATCGTGTGTCGCTGTGATGCAACAGCAATAAAGACGACCTGCTGCATCCGTCCACCTTGTCTTTACTGAGTCTGTGTGCAACTCTCACATTTCACTACACTAAATCATCATTTGGACACACATTAGTTATGTCTGTGGTGACTGATGATGTCTCCATGCTAGTGGGGACATGTGTCGCCCTTCAGAGTCATCTTTCACATTCCCAGGGATTTACCCGGCTGGAGGTTGGTAAACTGCTACTTCCCTCTGACGCTGGAACGGACGGGATTCAGTTCCGCTTCAAACCAACAATGACCGTGGTGAAATGTGAGCAAGACAGTTAAGGTGGCAAAGGTCTACATCAGGTACCAGGATGTTCTGAGATAGGCTAGTGGAACaagacaccatacatttagttttaaagtcagtctagtttaatttgttagtaataaaattcttaacttttaagcttgactctctcttctgttgtctctgagtgaatacgaagcggttatctaatcccagcaataaaaagatccaatcttctggtttaaataactcacagatctgtaaggtggatttcatatttcctatggaatcctacgccttatggcttattaaataacacatAATCTAATTCATTACACTGGTAAAGGTTAAGGTTCTAATAGCTGGTGTACTTCACTGCTGTATTTATTTGCTCTTGTTTAGTAAGCCATGGAGATAGAGTCTGGATTCGCTCCAGCAAGGAAGAACAAGCAGACCAGAGCCAGTATCTCACTGGACTGCAACCATGGGGGACTGGTTTTGGGTGGAACGACTAACACTTTGTGACAAACCTTTGGGACATTAAACAAAACCAACTTATCAGCTTCTGTGTGTATTTGTCTCCAACTCCTCCCAAAGTAGACTCATGGTTCTTCACTTTCTAACTGACCGGGGCTCCAGAAGAGCTCCAGGTGCATCATTAACAAACTGACAAGAAATTTGCCTCGTGAATGTTTCACGCATGTTCAAAAAATCCAGCGAGGTCCTGAGACTCGTGAAAAAAATCTCCCTGGAATGTCTTTTGTGGAACATCAGCAACGGTCACAGCTCAGAGGTCCCAACAACAAGCGCTTATCCATACGACCCCGTCACCGAGATTCCAAATAAGAGCTCTGGTTTTGTCATTCAGCTGTGTCGGTAACCTTCGGTTTCGATGGGTTGTGAAACCTCCGATTGTCTTTCTGATTGATCTGGTCCTCGACGCCTCCCCCGCTTGGATCTTCTGCTTTACCCATCATCCTCAGGGGCATCAGGACCCCATCGTGCTGTTGGGAGGGGGTGTTCACGACTTGGCAGCAGCGGGCTCCCACTTTGTCTTTGGTCAGGAAGTACAGAAGAGCGTTAAGCCATGCGTTGAATGAAGCCAAGGGCCTTGTAATTTTGTAACACATTGACACCGTCATTATGGTCTGGCAGGGGACTCTCTTGGTCACTTTCAACAGAAGGAAGATGGTTCTTGTCACGTGGAAGGGAAAGAAACACAGGGCAAAGAGCAGGGTGATTGTGATGATGGTCTTAATGGATTTCCGCCTGCGACTGGCATATGGAGAGCGAGCACCAAAGAACACAGATGTCTCTTCATCCTTCCCCACCGTCCTCAACAGTCCATTACTTCCCCTTCCAGTTAGGACTGAGACATTCCTGCCTCTTGTCTTCAATTCCTCATTGCCTGCATTTCTTTGACCTGCGCGGGATGATGGTTGGGAATGCAAAGTCCTAAATATGGTCAGAACGACATGAGAGTAACACCAACCAATTATGGAGAAGGGTATAAAAAAGCCCAATAAATGCAGTGTAATTCCATATGGTACATAATCCAAAAATTCCTTATCAATGGCATCATCCCAACAGTTCTGGTACTCCTCACTGAGCTGTCCCAAATCCCTGTAGCTGCCATTGCTGCTTCCTGAGGCTATGTCATGGCTTGTGTTCTCAGCAGTTGGGCTTCTGTTGCTCCTCAGGCCTGCTAACCTGGTAACATGACCGGTCTGAGCAAACCGAAAAATAGGGCAGGTCAAAGCAAACACCACAATCCAGACCAGGACACAGGTGCACTTGACAGCTTTCTTGGTCTCCAAGGTGATTACTTTCATGGGGTGGCAGATACCAAGATATCTGTGGACTGAGATGCAAGTGAGGAAGAAGATGGAGCAGTAGAGGTTGAAGTAGAAAAGAAAGCGGACCAGGCGGCACATGAAGTCCCCAAAAACCCAGCGATCACGCATTATGTAACTGGCCACAAGAAAGGGCAAGGACAGGCCATACATGAAGTCGGTGGAAGCCAGG
This sequence is a window from Nothobranchius furzeri strain GRZ-AD chromosome 3, NfurGRZ-RIMD1, whole genome shotgun sequence. Protein-coding genes within it:
- the si:dkey-6n21.13 gene encoding P2Y purinoceptor 3, with amino-acid sequence MLFKRRNPPNVTGAILHHTLSSFTPSSSPPTSSCNIDESYKYIFLPLCYSFTFIFSITLNAVVLYRSFRQTKRWNASLIYMVNLASTDFMYGLSLPFLVASYIMRDRWVFGDFMCRLVRFLFYFNLYCSIFFLTCISVHRYLGICHPMKVITLETKKAVKCTCVLVWIVVFALTCPIFRFAQTGHVTRLAGLRSNRSPTAENTSHDIASGSSNGSYRDLGQLSEEYQNCWDDAIDKEFLDYVPYGITLHLLGFFIPFSIIGWCYSHVVLTIFRTLHSQPSSRAGQRNAGNEELKTRGRNVSVLTGRGSNGLLRTVGKDEETSVFFGARSPYASRRRKSIKTIITITLLFALCFFPFHVTRTIFLLLKVTKRVPCQTIMTVSMCYKITRPLASFNAWLNALLYFLTKDKVGARCCQVVNTPSQQHDGVLMPLRMMGKAEDPSGGGVEDQINQKDNRRFHNPSKPKVTDTAE